A window from Hymenobacter volaticus encodes these proteins:
- a CDS encoding YdcF family protein, whose product MKSATYIVKWVAIVLGSWFLLHVAATTIDGLTDNAQPADCLLVLGNTVNADGTLSPRLQGRLDKALNLYQAGVSPTIFVSGGLGKEGHYEGTAMRQYLVAHGVPAAAILVDNAGNTTQATARNFVATAQVRHFSSVVVVSQFFHISRTKLLLKQQQFPRIYGAHADYYELRDIYALIREFAAYYTYLFQG is encoded by the coding sequence TTGAAATCGGCAACGTATATCGTCAAATGGGTTGCAATAGTGCTTGGCAGTTGGTTTCTGCTACACGTTGCAGCTACTACCATCGACGGCTTAACCGACAATGCGCAACCTGCCGATTGCCTTTTGGTACTCGGCAACACCGTAAACGCCGATGGCACCCTTTCACCCCGATTGCAAGGCCGCCTAGACAAAGCCCTAAATTTGTACCAAGCCGGAGTAAGTCCTACCATTTTCGTTAGCGGCGGGTTAGGCAAGGAAGGTCATTATGAGGGCACCGCGATGCGCCAGTATTTAGTAGCGCACGGCGTACCGGCTGCGGCCATTTTAGTTGATAACGCAGGTAACACCACGCAGGCTACAGCTCGCAACTTTGTAGCTACAGCCCAAGTTCGTCACTTTTCATCAGTGGTCGTGGTGTCGCAGTTTTTTCATATCAGCCGCACCAAGCTGCTCCTAAAGCAACAGCAGTTCCCGCGCATCTACGGCGCGCACGCCGATTATTATGAATTACGCGACATCTACGCGCTAATTAGAGAATTTGCTGCCTACTATACCTACCTTTTCCAAGGGTAG
- a CDS encoding DUF6939 family protein — translation MRIYIESRKKKIENIRKAYPEAEIIDVTSKGTLPFLKFSPFYPIGEIPVPFSEGFYAASIEGIWQGLKVFEGQDIDENKFTISNMKGLKRTVRSFGLPKGHRKGVHGTELLDYISARRQIYIPAYNWALDNNLQIELERLKELGLQKDLVLLDYETNDDIDNPLKPLSHASLIKYRLEGRSLL, via the coding sequence ATGAGAATCTATATTGAAAGCAGGAAGAAGAAAATCGAGAATATCCGGAAGGCTTATCCTGAGGCTGAAATCATTGACGTAACGTCAAAAGGAACCTTGCCTTTTCTAAAGTTCAGCCCCTTTTATCCTATTGGCGAAATACCCGTTCCGTTCTCGGAGGGTTTCTATGCTGCATCAATTGAAGGCATTTGGCAAGGTTTGAAAGTATTTGAAGGGCAAGATATTGATGAGAACAAGTTTACAATCTCTAATATGAAAGGACTCAAAAGAACGGTTAGGAGCTTTGGGTTGCCGAAAGGCCATAGAAAAGGAGTGCATGGGACAGAATTACTTGATTATATAAGTGCGAGGAGGCAGATCTATATACCTGCGTACAATTGGGCACTTGATAACAACCTTCAAATTGAACTGGAAAGGTTAAAAGAGCTTGGCTTACAAAAGGACTTGGTTTTACTTGATTATGAGACAAATGATGACATTGATAATCCACTAAAGCCTTTGTCTCACGCTTCATTGATAAAATATCGACTGGAAGGAAGAAGTCTATTATGA
- a CDS encoding YkvA family protein, which produces MSSLFEKGLSISKNALFSVFLNRAGKLLGRPFRAVLVLNEVANKLASKESGDNKFKQVFDVARTLVRLVRNYISGSYRQIDNTTIIAGLAVLLYTLSPIDLVPDFVPVVGFLDDLALISWFVEKFQDEIRRFRAWEDANPTDETDDIPAASTPPAYAASNTNAENLPAVAEMGHS; this is translated from the coding sequence ATGTCTTCTCTCTTCGAAAAAGGGCTTTCTATTTCCAAAAACGCGCTGTTTAGCGTATTTCTCAACCGCGCCGGCAAGCTTCTTGGTCGCCCTTTCCGGGCCGTGTTGGTACTCAATGAAGTAGCTAATAAGCTAGCCAGCAAAGAAAGCGGCGACAATAAGTTCAAGCAGGTATTCGATGTGGCCCGCACGCTGGTGCGGCTAGTGCGCAACTACATCAGCGGCAGCTACCGACAGATCGACAACACCACCATTATCGCCGGGCTGGCCGTGTTGCTTTACACCCTCTCACCCATCGACTTGGTACCGGATTTTGTGCCTGTTGTAGGCTTTTTAGATGATTTGGCGCTGATTAGCTGGTTTGTCGAGAAATTCCAGGACGAAATTCGCCGCTTCCGGGCGTGGGAAGACGCTAACCCCACCGACGAAACCGACGATATTCCGGCAGCTTCCACTCCTCCAGCATACGCCGCTTCCAACACCAATGCGGAAAATCTGCCAGCCGTAGCGGAGATGGGACATTCCTGA
- a CDS encoding amidohydrolase family protein, which produces MSSFPASAHPPAPATVLLLLRPAAVFDGETMHPGWAVLIENDRIRAVGPVAQVTAPAGARTLDLPGLTLLPGLIEGHSHLMLHPYNETPWNDQVLLESEALRVARATAHARSTLAAGITTARDLGTEGAGYADVGLKQAIEQGIIPGPRLLVATRALVATGSYGPKLSVDVEVPQGAQEADGVDGIIRAVREQIGNGADIIKVYADYRWGANEPSRPTFTQDELNLIVKTANSAGRPVVAHASTPEGMRRATLAGVQTIEHGDGGTAEVFKLMKQRGVALCPTVAAGDAISQYRGYRKGQDPEPERIRQKKESMKLARQSGVALAVGGDVGVFTHGDNVREAELLAREYGLTPLEVLRGFTSGNARIFQLPDRGRIQTGLLADLIAVTGDPTQDVGALRQVKLVLKGGVEVK; this is translated from the coding sequence GTGTCAAGTTTTCCCGCTTCGGCTCATCCACCTGCCCCGGCTACTGTACTGCTCCTGCTTCGTCCCGCGGCCGTTTTCGACGGGGAGACGATGCATCCGGGTTGGGCAGTGCTCATAGAAAATGACAGAATCAGGGCCGTGGGGCCAGTTGCGCAAGTAACGGCACCAGCCGGCGCTCGCACCTTGGACTTGCCTGGTCTCACCTTGCTACCAGGGCTGATTGAAGGCCATTCGCACTTGATGCTGCATCCCTACAACGAAACTCCCTGGAACGACCAAGTATTACTGGAATCTGAGGCGCTACGCGTGGCACGAGCTACGGCTCACGCCCGCTCCACACTAGCCGCCGGCATCACCACGGCCCGAGACCTTGGTACGGAAGGGGCTGGCTACGCTGATGTGGGGTTGAAACAAGCCATCGAACAAGGTATTATTCCTGGTCCGCGGCTGCTAGTGGCTACGCGGGCGTTGGTGGCTACTGGTAGCTATGGCCCCAAACTTTCCGTGGATGTGGAAGTGCCGCAAGGCGCTCAAGAAGCTGATGGTGTCGATGGTATCATCCGGGCCGTGCGGGAGCAGATTGGCAACGGCGCCGACATCATCAAAGTATACGCCGATTATCGTTGGGGCGCCAACGAGCCAAGTCGTCCTACGTTCACGCAAGACGAACTCAACCTCATCGTGAAGACGGCCAACAGCGCGGGCCGACCCGTAGTAGCTCACGCCAGTACTCCCGAAGGGATGCGTCGCGCTACGCTTGCTGGCGTCCAAACCATTGAGCACGGCGATGGCGGCACGGCGGAAGTATTCAAACTGATGAAGCAGCGCGGCGTGGCCCTATGCCCCACCGTAGCCGCCGGCGACGCTATTTCGCAGTACCGGGGCTACCGCAAAGGCCAAGACCCAGAGCCCGAGCGTATTCGCCAGAAGAAAGAAAGCATGAAGCTCGCACGCCAAAGCGGCGTAGCGTTAGCCGTCGGTGGCGACGTAGGCGTGTTCACCCACGGCGACAACGTGCGCGAAGCTGAACTGCTCGCTCGCGAATACGGCCTCACGCCACTGGAAGTACTACGCGGCTTCACCAGCGGCAACGCCCGCATCTTTCAGCTTCCCGACCGAGGCCGCATCCAAACCGGCCTTCTCGCCGACTTAATAGCCGTAACCGGCGACCCAACGCAGGACGTAGGCGCCCTCCGCCAAGTAAAGCTGGTGCTCAAAGGCGGCGTGGAAGTCAAATAA
- a CDS encoding glycosyltransferase family 2 protein → MHFTVITPTHNRCQFLPEAVASVRATITAPLDIQFEHFILENASTDDTANWLRTATQEGEPIRVISQNTKLQPGPARNILIRETPADSWLVPLDDDDLLLQRCLYHYGDLIERHPEQSWFVADFLRVDEERRYLPSEDYYAWRFDSATDMLKAIFKAEHFIQGNVCYSRSLFEKVGGYDEEIEMAEDLDLYVRFLLAGHLPILSPHISHLHRFHTSNVSIGVDADKHGADLRVIYDKYADQLKALGVERPG, encoded by the coding sequence ATGCACTTCACGGTCATCACACCGACACACAACCGCTGCCAGTTTCTGCCCGAAGCCGTGGCTAGCGTCCGAGCCACCATCACAGCGCCGCTCGATATTCAGTTCGAGCACTTCATTTTGGAAAATGCCAGCACCGATGATACCGCCAATTGGCTGCGTACCGCCACGCAAGAAGGTGAACCGATCCGAGTTATCAGTCAGAACACCAAGCTACAGCCCGGTCCCGCCCGCAACATCCTTATTCGTGAAACACCCGCCGACTCCTGGCTTGTTCCCCTCGACGACGATGATCTTCTGCTCCAGCGTTGCCTCTACCACTACGGCGACTTAATTGAGCGCCATCCCGAGCAGTCGTGGTTTGTAGCCGACTTTCTGCGCGTAGACGAAGAACGGCGTTACCTGCCGAGCGAAGATTATTACGCTTGGCGCTTCGATTCGGCCACCGACATGCTCAAGGCTATTTTCAAAGCCGAGCATTTCATCCAGGGCAACGTCTGCTACTCGCGCAGTTTATTTGAAAAAGTAGGGGGCTACGACGAAGAAATTGAAATGGCCGAGGACTTAGACTTGTACGTGCGCTTCCTACTAGCGGGCCACTTGCCCATCCTGTCGCCCCACATCAGCCACCTGCACCGCTTTCACACCAGCAACGTCAGCATCGGTGTCGATGCTGACAAACACGGCGCCGATCTGCGCGTGATTTACGACAAGTACGCCGACCAACTCAAGGCGTTAGGCGTGGAGCGGCCTGGGTAG
- a CDS encoding LysM peptidoglycan-binding domain-containing protein has product MALGAAFTPVATPDADSITTEQLMTRLTNSITTLKTLRCNVRAQERLSSGKYQPARTTMKMTLNPQRVYLKNNIKGVEVLWVEGQNDGDAWVYPNSFPYVTLSLDPNGTIMRRNQHHSILDAGFGTIAGLIHGSSQRRDHNYEHSFRYTGDSTIAGRPCYVLQSEYPQFRYVSYTTVAGDTPARIADKFGCGEYRVMERNGISPGSAIPVGKTLQVPNSYGRRTLVCVDQKLMLPVLVRVHDDKGLFEQFEFSNIVANQPIPPIEFTKDFPEYKL; this is encoded by the coding sequence GTGGCTTTAGGAGCTGCTTTTACACCCGTCGCAACGCCCGATGCAGACAGCATCACTACCGAGCAGTTGATGACCCGCCTCACAAATTCCATCACGACTTTGAAGACGCTACGCTGCAACGTGCGCGCCCAAGAACGGTTGAGCAGCGGCAAATACCAACCGGCCCGCACCACCATGAAGATGACCTTGAATCCGCAACGCGTATACCTCAAGAATAATATCAAGGGCGTGGAAGTGCTGTGGGTGGAAGGCCAAAACGACGGCGACGCTTGGGTGTATCCCAACAGTTTCCCCTACGTGACGCTGAGCCTCGACCCCAATGGCACCATCATGCGCCGCAACCAGCACCACAGCATCCTCGATGCCGGTTTCGGTACCATCGCCGGCCTTATTCACGGTTCCAGCCAGCGCCGCGACCACAACTACGAACATAGTTTCCGCTACACCGGCGACTCCACCATCGCCGGCCGGCCGTGCTACGTGCTTCAATCGGAGTACCCGCAGTTCCGCTACGTGTCCTACACAACCGTAGCCGGCGACACGCCCGCCCGAATTGCCGACAAATTCGGCTGCGGCGAATACCGCGTCATGGAGCGCAATGGCATCAGTCCGGGCTCCGCCATACCCGTTGGCAAAACCCTGCAAGTGCCTAATAGCTACGGCCGCCGCACGCTCGTTTGCGTCGATCAGAAACTCATGCTGCCCGTCTTGGTGCGGGTGCACGACGACAAAGGCTTATTCGAACAGTTTGAGTTCAGCAACATCGTGGCCAATCAGCCTATTCCACCCATAGAATTTACCAAGGACTTCCCGGAGTATAAGTTGTAG
- a CDS encoding SDR family oxidoreductase, translating into MAAPYAQPMLRDNALQGKTIVVTGGGTGLGRAMTTYFLQLGANVVISSRKLDVLEKTAEELRQQTGGSILAVQCDVRKYDEVEALLQKTIDTFGGVDVLLNNAAGNFISPTERLSHKAFDVIVDIVLRGSYNCTLAFGKRWIAEKKPGTILNIVTTYASVGSAYVVPSAAAKAGVLAMTRSLAVEWAKYGIRSNAIAPGPFPTEGAWSRLFPEPLAKKLDPAASVPLKRVGDHQELANLAAYMVSDFAAYMNGEVVTLDGGEWLNGAGEFNKLEAIPAPMWDEIEKTMRR; encoded by the coding sequence ATGGCTGCTCCCTACGCCCAACCTATGCTCCGCGACAACGCACTCCAAGGTAAAACCATCGTCGTGACGGGCGGCGGCACCGGCCTTGGGCGCGCCATGACCACTTATTTTCTGCAGCTCGGCGCCAATGTGGTGATCAGCAGCCGCAAGCTCGATGTGCTAGAGAAAACCGCCGAAGAACTGCGTCAGCAAACCGGCGGCAGCATTCTAGCCGTGCAGTGCGATGTGCGCAAGTACGACGAAGTGGAAGCCTTACTGCAAAAAACCATCGACACCTTTGGTGGGGTCGATGTGCTGCTCAACAATGCGGCCGGCAACTTTATCAGCCCCACCGAACGCCTTTCGCACAAAGCCTTCGATGTGATTGTGGACATTGTGCTACGGGGGTCTTATAACTGCACGCTGGCTTTCGGAAAGCGTTGGATAGCAGAGAAAAAGCCCGGCACCATCCTCAACATTGTTACCACGTATGCTTCCGTCGGCTCGGCGTACGTAGTACCTTCGGCGGCCGCTAAAGCCGGCGTGCTGGCCATGACCCGGTCGTTGGCGGTGGAGTGGGCCAAATATGGTATCCGCTCCAACGCTATTGCCCCCGGCCCGTTCCCAACGGAAGGAGCTTGGAGCCGTCTGTTCCCCGAACCCCTCGCCAAAAAGCTGGACCCCGCTGCCAGTGTGCCCCTCAAGCGCGTCGGCGACCACCAGGAACTCGCGAATCTGGCGGCTTACATGGTGTCGGATTTTGCGGCCTATATGAATGGCGAGGTAGTGACGCTGGACGGCGGCGAATGGCTGAACGGCGCGGGCGAGTTCAACAAGCTCGAAGCCATTCCGGCCCCAATGTGGGATGAAATCGAGAAGACGATGAGGAGATAA
- a CDS encoding NAD(P)H-binding protein — MTTNSSASSSPTSTIAVLGCGWLGLPLAQALVADGYTVNGSTTTPAQLLTLRDAGIRPYLLRLGPEFSQTDADSLHAMLHDADVLVLNVPPRAAAAGAYPALLRPVGAAVAAAGVRHVLFVSSTGVYPDEPRTMREADALSSPDAPSDLLRAEGQFTPRRGQWLTTVVRLGGLIGPERPPGRFLAGRHELKQGSAPVNLIHLDDCVGLLRHIIQEKVWGYTFNACAAHHPARRDFYPAAAAHLGLEAPTFRDEAATASGKTIDTTLLRKTTDYHFRHDDLVAALAYC; from the coding sequence ATGACAACAAACTCTTCCGCCTCTTCTTCTCCGACTTCAACCATTGCCGTCTTGGGCTGTGGCTGGCTAGGCCTGCCCCTGGCACAAGCCCTCGTAGCCGATGGGTACACAGTGAATGGTTCTACCACTACGCCCGCGCAGCTGCTCACGCTCCGCGACGCCGGCATCCGGCCGTACCTGCTGCGCTTGGGTCCCGAGTTCAGCCAAACGGACGCCGATTCCTTGCACGCTATGTTGCACGATGCCGACGTACTAGTACTGAATGTGCCTCCCCGGGCTGCGGCCGCTGGCGCCTACCCGGCGTTGTTGCGGCCAGTAGGTGCGGCCGTTGCGGCGGCCGGCGTGCGCCACGTGCTATTCGTTAGCTCCACGGGCGTGTACCCCGACGAGCCCCGCACCATGCGCGAAGCCGACGCTCTTTCCTCGCCCGACGCACCTTCAGATTTGCTCCGGGCCGAAGGACAATTTACGCCCCGCCGCGGGCAGTGGCTCACGACGGTGGTGCGCCTCGGCGGCCTGATTGGTCCCGAACGGCCACCCGGCCGCTTTCTGGCAGGTCGGCACGAGTTGAAGCAAGGCAGCGCCCCCGTCAACCTGATTCACCTCGACGACTGCGTGGGCCTGCTGCGGCATATCATTCAGGAAAAAGTGTGGGGCTACACCTTCAACGCCTGTGCGGCCCATCATCCCGCTCGCCGCGACTTTTACCCCGCGGCCGCCGCCCATTTGGGCCTCGAAGCCCCGACCTTTCGCGACGAAGCCGCCACGGCCAGCGGTAAAACCATCGATACCACGCTGCTGCGCAAAACCACTGACTACCATTTCCGCCACGACGATTTAGTGGCCGCCTTGGCTTATTGCTAA
- a CDS encoding NAD(P)/FAD-dependent oxidoreductase codes for MNTSVAVLGGGAAGFFGAITCAEANPHQTVYLIEKTGKLLSKVRISGGGRCNVTHAADTPAQLVLHYPRGAKQLKEPFRQFDAQATIRWFESRGVRLKTEPDGRMFPVTDSSETVAQCLLDAARKAGVRILTQTSPATIEPLPEGTFRLQLVGAHAGEMIVEKLLIATGGAPKSEQYAWLRELGHSIQEPVPSLFTFNVPESPLRDLPGVSVPHVRVRVAGEKLEYEGPVLVTHWGVSGPAVLKLSAWGARRLHELGYQSTALINWIPEHTEDSLRQYLREFREQHGKKVVASNPLFGLPQRLWRTLTEQAGVTDEVRWNELPAKPQNKLVEALLNTALPVRGKTTYKDEFVTCGGVMLGEIDMKTMESRRVPGLYFAGEVLDIDGITGGFNFQAAWTTGYLAGRAMAEVKSEIVT; via the coding sequence ATGAATACCTCGGTAGCCGTATTAGGGGGCGGAGCGGCCGGCTTCTTTGGAGCCATCACCTGCGCCGAAGCCAATCCGCATCAAACCGTTTACTTGATTGAGAAGACCGGTAAGCTGCTCAGCAAGGTGCGGATTTCTGGCGGCGGGCGCTGCAATGTAACGCACGCTGCCGATACCCCGGCCCAACTTGTGTTGCACTATCCGCGCGGCGCCAAGCAGTTAAAGGAACCCTTCCGGCAGTTCGACGCGCAGGCCACTATCCGGTGGTTCGAAAGCCGCGGCGTACGCCTTAAGACCGAACCCGACGGCCGCATGTTTCCCGTCACCGACTCGTCGGAAACTGTTGCCCAATGCTTGTTAGATGCTGCCCGCAAAGCGGGGGTGCGTATTCTCACCCAAACTTCGCCTGCAACGATTGAGCCTCTACCGGAAGGTACCTTTCGGTTACAACTCGTAGGTGCTCATGCCGGCGAAATGATTGTCGAGAAGTTGTTAATAGCTACGGGTGGGGCGCCCAAATCGGAGCAGTACGCTTGGCTGCGGGAGTTAGGACACAGCATTCAAGAGCCCGTACCGAGCCTGTTCACGTTCAATGTGCCAGAGTCGCCGCTCCGAGATTTGCCGGGCGTGAGCGTGCCCCATGTGCGGGTGCGGGTGGCCGGCGAAAAGCTGGAATACGAAGGCCCGGTGCTAGTCACGCATTGGGGCGTGAGCGGGCCGGCAGTACTCAAGCTATCGGCTTGGGGAGCCCGGCGGCTGCACGAGCTTGGCTATCAAAGCACTGCCCTTATCAACTGGATACCAGAGCATACCGAAGACTCACTGCGGCAGTATTTGCGCGAGTTTCGGGAGCAGCACGGCAAGAAAGTGGTGGCTTCAAATCCGCTGTTTGGCTTGCCCCAACGCCTATGGCGTACGCTTACCGAGCAAGCCGGAGTTACCGACGAAGTCCGCTGGAACGAATTGCCCGCCAAGCCCCAAAACAAGCTCGTTGAAGCGCTGCTGAACACCGCCCTTCCTGTGCGCGGCAAAACCACTTACAAAGATGAATTCGTGACGTGTGGCGGCGTGATGCTTGGCGAAATCGATATGAAAACCATGGAAAGCCGGCGCGTGCCCGGCCTTTACTTCGCTGGCGAAGTGCTCGATATAGATGGCATTACGGGTGGCTTCAACTTTCAAGCCGCTTGGACTACTGGCTATTTAGCTGGCCGGGCTATGGCCGAAGTGAAAAGTGAGATAGTAACTTGA
- a CDS encoding PA2169 family four-helix-bundle protein, whose amino-acid sequence MEAKATQAVLNELLETLKDGEKGYSEALTDVEDQDLKEVFKKYAVQRDGYLTELEDQMHQLNLKADEESSITGTIHRAFINLKAAVTSKSRESILNECERGEDYAVKAYQTALKAELPGQLKTIIEKQYQGIQQGHDEIKALRNASK is encoded by the coding sequence ATGGAAGCTAAAGCAACCCAAGCCGTCCTCAACGAACTACTCGAAACCCTGAAAGATGGCGAAAAAGGCTATTCTGAAGCCCTCACTGATGTAGAGGACCAAGACTTGAAAGAGGTGTTCAAGAAGTATGCCGTGCAGCGCGACGGTTACCTCACAGAACTAGAAGACCAAATGCACCAGCTTAATCTGAAGGCTGACGAAGAAAGCTCGATTACGGGTACCATTCACCGTGCTTTCATCAATTTGAAGGCTGCTGTAACCAGCAAAAGCCGTGAGAGCATCCTCAACGAATGCGAGCGTGGCGAAGATTACGCTGTAAAAGCCTACCAAACGGCTTTGAAAGCTGAACTGCCCGGCCAGCTAAAAACCATCATTGAAAAGCAATATCAAGGCATTCAGCAAGGCCACGACGAAATCAAAGCGCTGCGCAACGCCTCTAAGTAA
- a CDS encoding DEAD/DEAH box helicase: MEKVRFEELSLSEEMQRAITEVGYEEASPIQSAAIPVLLEGRDVIGQAQTGTGKTAAFSIPAIENIDTNSREVQVLVLCPTRELAVQVSGEIQKLGKYKRGLAVVPIYGGSSYDRQFRALERGVQIVIGTPGRVMDHIERGTLKLEHCKMIILDEADEMLDMGFRDDIETVLKQMPEERQTVFFSATMSKPIMEMTKRYQKDPQIVKVNHQEMTVTNIEQSYFEVRGPQKKDVLTRLIDMYNIKSGIVFANTKRMVDEIVGDLQAKGYFAEGLHGDMGQQQRQNTLDKFRKGTLEILVATDVAARGIDVENVEVVVNYDLPADEEYYVHRIGRTGRAGKLGKAFTFVSGRDIYKLRDIMRFTKATIKQERVPSFEDVSEVKTTLMLNSIKDVITKGNLDKYVSRVQRLLDQDQEDGITSLDVAAALLKMTMKEDKRAQESLDASRTQGAARPGYTRLFVTMGKKDQIHPRDIVDLIAENTGLTAAKVGDISLYDKFSFVEVPSEFTDEVVTQLGRTSINGRPVSFNVATPRQEGDAQQQGGSFGDRPRRGPGGFGGGERREGGFGGNRGGSSYGGGYKGGNREGGSSYGSREGGFGGNRGGSSYGGGSRGGSSYGGGSRGGSSSYGGGYKGKRDNTGD; encoded by the coding sequence ATGGAAAAAGTAAGATTTGAAGAGCTTTCGCTCTCAGAAGAAATGCAACGTGCTATTACGGAAGTAGGCTACGAAGAAGCCTCTCCGATTCAGTCCGCTGCTATTCCCGTGCTGCTCGAAGGCCGTGATGTAATCGGTCAGGCGCAGACGGGTACCGGCAAAACTGCCGCCTTCAGTATCCCGGCAATTGAAAACATTGATACCAACTCCCGCGAGGTGCAGGTATTGGTGTTGTGCCCGACCCGCGAGCTAGCGGTGCAGGTTTCCGGCGAAATCCAGAAGCTAGGTAAGTACAAGCGTGGTTTGGCCGTTGTGCCGATCTATGGTGGTAGCTCCTACGACCGGCAGTTCCGCGCCCTGGAGCGTGGGGTGCAGATCGTAATTGGTACGCCTGGCCGCGTAATGGACCACATCGAACGTGGTACGCTGAAGCTTGAGCATTGCAAGATGATTATCCTTGATGAGGCCGACGAAATGCTGGACATGGGCTTCCGCGACGACATCGAGACGGTGTTGAAGCAGATGCCTGAAGAGCGCCAGACCGTGTTCTTCTCGGCTACCATGAGCAAGCCGATCATGGAGATGACCAAGCGTTATCAGAAGGATCCGCAGATTGTGAAGGTAAACCATCAGGAAATGACGGTTACCAACATCGAGCAGAGCTACTTCGAAGTGCGTGGCCCGCAGAAGAAAGATGTGCTGACCCGCCTCATCGACATGTACAACATCAAGTCGGGCATCGTCTTCGCTAACACGAAGCGCATGGTTGACGAGATTGTAGGTGACTTACAGGCCAAAGGCTACTTCGCCGAAGGCTTGCACGGCGACATGGGCCAGCAGCAGCGCCAGAACACCCTCGACAAATTCCGCAAAGGCACCCTAGAAATCCTGGTAGCCACCGACGTAGCTGCCCGCGGTATCGACGTGGAGAACGTGGAAGTAGTAGTTAATTACGACCTGCCCGCCGACGAAGAATACTACGTGCACCGCATCGGCCGCACGGGCCGCGCTGGTAAGCTGGGCAAGGCCTTCACTTTCGTGAGCGGCCGCGACATCTACAAGCTGCGCGACATTATGCGCTTCACGAAGGCTACCATCAAGCAGGAGCGGGTGCCGTCGTTCGAGGATGTATCGGAGGTGAAAACCACGCTCATGCTCAACTCCATCAAGGATGTCATCACCAAAGGCAACCTCGATAAGTACGTGAGCCGCGTGCAGCGTTTGCTCGATCAGGATCAGGAAGACGGTATCACGTCGTTGGACGTGGCGGCTGCCTTGCTGAAAATGACGATGAAAGAAGACAAGCGCGCGCAGGAGAGCCTCGACGCTAGCCGCACGCAGGGTGCTGCCCGCCCCGGCTACACGCGCCTCTTCGTCACGATGGGCAAGAAAGACCAGATTCATCCTCGCGACATCGTAGACCTAATTGCCGAAAACACTGGCCTAACGGCTGCTAAAGTCGGTGACATTTCGCTCTACGACAAGTTCAGCTTCGTTGAAGTACCCTCCGAGTTCACGGATGAAGTGGTTACGCAACTTGGCCGCACCAGCATCAATGGCCGTCCTGTTTCCTTCAATGTGGCTACACCACGCCAGGAGGGTGACGCGCAGCAGCAAGGTGGTAGCTTCGGCGACCGTCCCCGTCGTGGCCCTGGTGGCTTCGGTGGTGGCGAGCGGCGCGAAGGCGGCTTTGGTGGCAACCGCGGCGGTAGCAGCTACGGTGGTGGCTACAAAGGCGGCAACCGCGAAGGCGGAAGCAGCTACGGCAGCCGCGAAGGTGGTTTCGGTGGCAACCGCGGCGGTAGCAGCTACGGTGGCGGAAGCCGCGGTGGTAGCAGCTATGGCGGTGGAAGCCGCGGCGGTAGCAGCAGCTACGGTGGTGGCTACAAAGGCAAGCGCGATAACACCGGCGACTAA
- a CDS encoding cold-shock protein: MQTGTVKFFNETKGFGFIKVDETGEDIFVHVTELIDEIRDNDKVQFEIAQGRKGLNAVKVKLA, translated from the coding sequence ATGCAGACAGGAACTGTAAAATTTTTCAATGAGACCAAAGGTTTTGGTTTCATCAAAGTGGACGAAACTGGCGAAGACATCTTCGTTCACGTTACCGAGTTGATCGACGAAATCCGCGACAACGACAAGGTTCAGTTCGAGATTGCTCAAGGTCGTAAAGGCCTAAACGCCGTAAAAGTAAAGTTGGCTTAG
- a CDS encoding acyl-CoA thioesterase, translated as METTAFRFSRLITVQPHDIDELDHANNVQYVQWVQDTAAAHWHTAYPPAQGHHYIWVVLEHRIRYHYPALLHDELRCTTWIGEVRGAQSQRFVRIERAADNKLLCEAETQWVLLDPQTKRPARVTPDMIERLWRAV; from the coding sequence ATGGAAACTACTGCCTTCCGCTTTTCGCGCCTTATTACGGTACAGCCTCATGATATTGACGAGTTAGATCACGCCAACAACGTGCAGTATGTGCAATGGGTGCAGGATACAGCGGCAGCACACTGGCATACTGCTTACCCGCCTGCCCAAGGCCACCACTATATATGGGTGGTGCTAGAACACCGCATCCGTTACCATTACCCCGCTCTCCTCCATGACGAGCTACGCTGCACTACCTGGATAGGGGAAGTGCGCGGCGCCCAAAGTCAACGCTTTGTGCGCATTGAACGCGCCGCAGACAACAAGCTGCTCTGCGAAGCCGAAACGCAGTGGGTGCTACTCGACCCGCAAACTAAACGGCCGGCGCGAGTCACGCCTGATATGATAGAGCGGTTGTGGAGGGCGGTATAG